The following are encoded together in the Equus przewalskii isolate Varuska chromosome 14, EquPr2, whole genome shotgun sequence genome:
- the ZC3H8 gene encoding zinc finger CCCH domain-containing protein 8 isoform X1: protein MMDFENLFSNPPNPALGGKLATDSDERIDDEIDDTEVEETQEEKIKWEVKLECEQIPKKSRHSGNSTASSKNLPHRKSRSKDYDVYSDNDICSQESEDNFAKELQQYIQAKEMANAAQSLPFPEESTKKEGVKDSQKAVKQKNKNLKAVRKNGKQKKMKRKWPGTGDKGPNASLKDSGSQEQDGKPKEKQQQVRMSQAFINQHTVERKGKQICKYFLERKCIKGDQCKFDHDAEIEKKKEMCKFYVQGYCTRGENCLYLHNEYPCKFYHTGAKCYQGEYCKFSHAPLTAETQELLAKVLDTEKKSS, encoded by the exons ATGATGGATTTTGAGAATCTTTTCTCCAACCCCCCCAACCCGGCCCTCGGCGGAAAACTGGCCACGGACTCTGACGAAAG AATCGATGATGAAATAGATGATACAGAAGTTGAAGaaacacaagaagagaaaataaaatgggaagtaAAACTGGAGTGTGAGCAAATTCCCAAAAAA tCTAGGCACTCAGGAAACTCTACAGCATCATCGAAGAATTTGCCACATAGAAAATCAAGAAGTAAAGACTATGATGTGTACAGTGATAATGATATCTGCAGTCAGGAATCAGAAGATAATTTTGCTAAAGAGCTTCAACAGTATATACAAGCTAAAGAAATGGCAAATGCTGCTCAATCCTTACCATTTCCTGAAGAATCTACGAAGAAAGAGGGAGTGAAGGATTCCCAAAAAG CtgttaaacaaaagaataaaaaccttAAAGCTGTTCGCAAGAAtggtaaacagaagaaaatgaagcgAAAATGGCCTGGCACTGGAGACAAAGGACCAAATGCTTCATTGAAGGACAGTGGCTCACAAGAACAG gatGGTAAACctaaagagaagcagcagcaagtgAGAATGAGCCAGGCGTTCATCAACCAACACACAGTGGAACGCAAGGGAAaacaaatttgtaaatattttcttgaaaggaAATGTATTAAG GGAGACCAATGTAAATTTGATCATGAtgcagaaatagagaagaaaaaggaaatgtgtaAGTTTTATGTACAAGGATATTGTACCAGAGGTGAAAACTGTCTGTATTTGCATA ATGAATATCCCTGCAAGTTTTACCATACAGGAGCAAAGTGTTATCAGGGAGAATATTGCAAGTTTTCACATGCTCCACTGACTGCTGAAACACAAGAACTGTTGGCTAAA GTTTTGGATACTGAAAAGAAGtcatcatga
- the ZC3H8 gene encoding zinc finger CCCH domain-containing protein 8 isoform X2, which produces MMDFENLFSNPPNPALGGKLATDSDERHSGNSTASSKNLPHRKSRSKDYDVYSDNDICSQESEDNFAKELQQYIQAKEMANAAQSLPFPEESTKKEGVKDSQKAVKQKNKNLKAVRKNGKQKKMKRKWPGTGDKGPNASLKDSGSQEQDGKPKEKQQQVRMSQAFINQHTVERKGKQICKYFLERKCIKGDQCKFDHDAEIEKKKEMCKFYVQGYCTRGENCLYLHNEYPCKFYHTGAKCYQGEYCKFSHAPLTAETQELLAKVLDTEKKSS; this is translated from the exons ATGATGGATTTTGAGAATCTTTTCTCCAACCCCCCCAACCCGGCCCTCGGCGGAAAACTGGCCACGGACTCTGACGAAAG GCACTCAGGAAACTCTACAGCATCATCGAAGAATTTGCCACATAGAAAATCAAGAAGTAAAGACTATGATGTGTACAGTGATAATGATATCTGCAGTCAGGAATCAGAAGATAATTTTGCTAAAGAGCTTCAACAGTATATACAAGCTAAAGAAATGGCAAATGCTGCTCAATCCTTACCATTTCCTGAAGAATCTACGAAGAAAGAGGGAGTGAAGGATTCCCAAAAAG CtgttaaacaaaagaataaaaaccttAAAGCTGTTCGCAAGAAtggtaaacagaagaaaatgaagcgAAAATGGCCTGGCACTGGAGACAAAGGACCAAATGCTTCATTGAAGGACAGTGGCTCACAAGAACAG gatGGTAAACctaaagagaagcagcagcaagtgAGAATGAGCCAGGCGTTCATCAACCAACACACAGTGGAACGCAAGGGAAaacaaatttgtaaatattttcttgaaaggaAATGTATTAAG GGAGACCAATGTAAATTTGATCATGAtgcagaaatagagaagaaaaaggaaatgtgtaAGTTTTATGTACAAGGATATTGTACCAGAGGTGAAAACTGTCTGTATTTGCATAAT GAATATCCCTGCAAGTTTTACCATACAGGAGCAAAGTGTTATCAGGGAGAATATTGCAAGTTTTCACATGCTCCACTGACTGCTGAAACACAAGAACTGTTGGCTAAA GTTTTGGATACTGAAAAGAAGtcatcatga